The Bryobacteraceae bacterium genomic sequence CCAACGTATCTAGGAAAGACCTCGTGGCCTGCCGAGCGGTGCTGATCCTCTCAACCATACTGCCGCTGGCATCAAATACCAACCCGACGGAGACGGGAGCATCCTCTACGCTGAACGACACGATGTTCTGTTCGCGATTACTCTCGAACAATTTGAACTGCTGGAGCTCCAAGCCTTCGATCATCTTGCCGCTCCCGTCAGCAACGGTGACTCCAACGAGAACGAGATTCACATCCACTTTGATTGACGGAGCCGGCGAGGCCTGATCTGTTGGGGGAGTCCTGCGGAGCGGTAGCTGAGGTCGTGCCAGTTGGGCAGAGAGGGACGGGACATATAGGGCAAGAATGCACATGACTTGCCCGATGAGCCGCAAGGCTGCGCTAGGTCCATGGGCCAAGAATCTACTGCGATGCAAGAATGTGCCTACCTTTCCCTTCTCTCAAACCCAGCAAAGATAACGGAGAGCCTAGATCAGAGTGCGCGCTTCGACGCGATGAGCTCCAGTCCGTTTCAAGGCCTCTCTGATTCGTTCCAGGAGTTCTGTGAACGGCTCCCGTATCCCCGGTGGCACGGCGCCTTCAGCAGGAGTAACCACCGTAACTACGGTGTCCGAATCGCTCTCGGCCATGACCACATGCAATGGAAAATACAGAGTCATAGAACTAGCTATGCCAATTGCCTGGATCAAAAGCAGAGAAGGGCTGTCAACGAACAATATCCTGCAAGGCCGTACGCCGATTCCGAGTTCGTCGTGAAGACGCCCGGCGACATCCATTTCTTGATCAACCCGCAGGCCCTCTTGCCTCAGATGGAAGCGGAGACGCTTGAGGGTTGGCTTGAACCGGGACGCCACACTCCATGTCACGCTCGTCCCCCACCCTGGCCAAGGCCTCGAACGAAACAGCGCGAATTCGGGCACCTTGTCCCTCGGAGACGGGCACGCTGGATCGCCTAGGTGTTCATTGGTTGAAGCGACGCCGTCCGGCTCGATCGCGAGGTTCGCCGTGCCTTGGGTGTGACCGGCCACCGCGTTTCTCATAGCACGCAAGAAGCTCTCCGCTTTCCCTTTTAGGCCGACCAGAATCATGGGGACCTCCTGATATCGGTTGCGAACTCTGATCCGTACAATGCCCGTTCGGCCGACCCGGAGACTCGCAGTCGCGGAGTATTTAGCGTCGCCGCCTGCCCGATGTTGGGCAGACTGCCCGTTCGACTGAGCCTCTTGAGCCACCGCCCCCGGCCGGAACGCGCGACTAATGCGCTCGTACTCACTCGGACGTCTGTTCGACGTGCCATCGCGACTACTATGGTGCAATTCGATTACCGAACTGCCGGGGCCGCACCATGCGCACGGCGAGACCGATGTTGACATTTCTTGAAGACACCGCAAGTGTGGAGCGAAGGCATCCAGCGCCGGGGGAAGGGGCCGCGGGCGCCATCACAGCGCAGGAGGAGCACCTAGATTCCAGACGTGCTTGCCTTGGCTGAGGCCGGACCGCGCTGCTTGCGGTGATCGGTCCTCGAAACTCGGTCCCACGCCCCCTGTAGTGACCAAGCCACCTCTTTGATCTCGAGTGGTTTTGCAAGAACATCGAAACCGCCCAAATGCAGCACTTCGGACCAGAGATTTGCATCCGCCAGAGAGGAAACCACAATGAGCAAGGGCGGACTGGCGGTCTGAGTCACTACTCCCAAGGCCTCCTTCCAAGAACCGTCCGGCAGATCCCGCTCGCAAATCACAAGCCAGAGCATCCCGATATCCGCTTCAAGGATCCGGGCGCCATGCGCCAGGGTCTTCGCCCAGTTCAGTCGCCAGGGTGAGCCCAACAGCATGTTCGTGAGCGCCGCCCAGTCGGTCTCATCCGGGCTGATCAGCAGAACACCCATCTCTCTGTTCATCCAACCAGTTGGCGTAGCCTGTTTCGAGTCGGCATGCACGGCGATGCGCTTTGGGATCGAGCTCATGGTAGTTCCACCTTCGAACTCAGCGTTGTCTCATGATCATTTGGTCGAGCAGGCATCCTTGGCCTCGGTTGGACGTTGTGCGAGGCGGGTTGCCATGCGTCGGCTGAGCTTCCAACGCCGCGGCTCAGAATCGCGGGAACCTTTGAGGCCTTAGCAGTAAAGTCGTAGGGTCCAGCCAATCCGAGCGCTCCGTCGGGAATGGTTGAGGAGGATGGCGAAGGAGGAACTCCGCCCGCTTCAGGTGCTCGCTGGAGGCACCTGGATTTCCCATTCGAAGCAGCGCCTGGCCGAGGTAATAGTGTGCCGTCTTTCGGCTCGGGGCCATCTCAACAACGTGGTCGAGGATTTCGGCAGCTTCCCGGAGGTTTCCCTGGGACAGCAGAACCAGTCCGAGAATCTCCTGCCCGGGCACGTAGTCCGGATTCAGCCGAAGTGAGACATCAACCTCGCGCTCCGCTTCGTTCGTCTGCCCGCGCTTCATATAGGCCACTGCCAAGGCTGCGTGAGCTTGAAAGAAGTTGGGAGCGATCGCAATCGCTGCCCTTACACGTTCCAATGCTTCCTCGTGTTTTCCTTTGCGATCCGACTTCAGCGCCTTCTCAAACAGTTTCCGGGCCTCTTTGGGGACAACTTTCTCGGTCATCAATTCGTCCAGCGAGATTGACGCTGCACTGTCCATCGTGCCGGTGATGTCCATAGTTACGGTGAAGTCCCCCGCGCTGAAGGTACGCCCCCAATCCTGTTCGGCAGCAGTCATGGGGGTTCTCTGGCTGACGCCTGCGAACGCAAGCATGAAAACCGTGCTCAAACATCTCACCGGTCTCGAGTTCGCCATCGAGTCTGCCACCAGTTTCGGAAACACAATCGTCATCAATGTGGCAATTAGCAGAAAACCAAGGACGAACTCCACAGCGGTCCTCCTTCCCGAGGCCACTGCCTTTAGGCTCGACTCATTGTGGTCTCTATCAAGCATGCTGCAAGTCGAGTTCCAAGCTGGCGACAATGGGTTCTTTCCTGAACTGGGGCTTGCGGCGCTGGATCGATTCGGAACGGGCCGGAGATGAGCCACGGTCGTATCGTTGATGCCGCAAATGGGGCACTGTGGCCAACCGTTGCAAATTCTAAAGAGATGGGGTTCTCAGAGAAAGTGAGCCACTATGAGCCACATGGTCCAGGAACACTTCTGGACTTCTGATCGCGGGTGTCGCCTCGGTGCTCGGGCTGCTCGCCATCCGTCCCGAACCTCGGGCCTGGCAAGAACGCGCCACACTTCAACCCTTCGCGGCGCGGCTCCACGGACTGCCATCCCGGCCGGCTCTTTCCGCCGTTGAGCCCACTGAAACGCGAACGCGACGTGGCGGATCGAGTCAGCCAGAAGCCCGAGTAACCCCAATTCCAGCCCGACTCGTCACGCATGCCGGCACAACGTAGATTAGTTCTACTGAAATACTCTGGCCCCTGGTGCTTCGGGCCCAGCGCCTTTCATCTTGAACGGGTGGTTCCCAGACAGTGAAGCGAACTTCCCAGCGAGCATCCGTTGAGCACTCTTGAGATGGTTCCGTGCCTCAATAAAGGCAGCCTTGCGCTTTTTCGGTATCCTTTGATCGACTGCATCGAGACGTGAAATCTGTAATTCGATCTCACTGCCAGCGCGCGTCACAAAACCGGATGTCTGCTTGTCGATCTGCAAGCGTCCCACAGTCACATGAAATCGGCTGAACTCCCGCGTGTAAGCCTTGAGTGCCAAGTCGATTTCCTTGTCGGATCCGTTCTCCAAGGCCGCGACAAACTGCTCAAGCCGGGCGGCGGCGCGGTCCAGATATAAAGCTGCGTGCTGGAGGGTGTCGCTATCGCCAGCCTCGACTGTCCCGGCGCCTGCGAGCAAGCAAATCGTCAGAAATAGCCTGCGGAAAGAGAATCGGCCACGGTGTCTCATCATTGCCTCCGGCAATCCTGCAT encodes the following:
- a CDS encoding tetratricopeptide repeat protein encodes the protein MEFVLGFLLIATLMTIVFPKLVADSMANSRPVRCLSTVFMLAFAGVSQRTPMTAAEQDWGRTFSAGDFTVTMDITGTMDSAASISLDELMTEKVVPKEARKLFEKALKSDRKGKHEEALERVRAAIAIAPNFFQAHAALAVAYMKRGQTNEAEREVDVSLRLNPDYVPGQEILGLVLLSQGNLREAAEILDHVVEMAPSRKTAHYYLGQALLRMGNPGASSEHLKRAEFLLRHPPQPFPTERSDWLDPTTLLLRPQRFPRF